A window from Kovacikia minuta CCNUW1 encodes these proteins:
- a CDS encoding YciI family protein produces MSKYIMWGTYCADVLEKRAPHREAHLEGLAKQKEAGILITIGPTKDLTKCFGIYEAEAESTVRQLIESDPYWQNGVWTEYEVKEWIQAV; encoded by the coding sequence ATGTCGAAATACATCATGTGGGGAACCTATTGTGCGGATGTGCTAGAGAAGCGTGCCCCCCATCGGGAGGCTCATTTAGAGGGTTTAGCCAAGCAGAAGGAAGCGGGAATTTTAATTACAATTGGTCCCACAAAAGACCTGACAAAGTGCTTTGGGATTTACGAAGCTGAGGCTGAATCTACAGTCCGTCAACTGATTGAGTCCGATCCTTACTGGCAGAACGGTGTTTGGACCGAGTATGAAGTCAAAGAATGGATTCAGGCTGTTTAA
- the pheT gene encoding phenylalanine--tRNA ligase subunit beta: MRISLNWLRELVDIPMTPEELAEMLTMAGFEVEDIEDRRTWAEGVVVGHVLECEPHPNADKLRVCQVEIGADQPSTIVCGAPNVKAGLHVPVATLGTFLPKVQPDGLKIKPAKLRGVASEGMICSLAELGLTKESEGIHQFVGDNLQPGNDARPLLGLDDVILDLTSTANRADALSIVGIAREIAALTGTSLKLPQPKEISVSSDSDILSLRIIEPQACPTYIGTVIEQVKIGASPLWLQHRLQASGIRPINNVVDVTNYILLEWGQPLHAFDRDRLQAITKAEGRGQKAESKTHSPLQIGVRFAEVGEKLKTLDGQDRPLTDQTLLITANNQPVALAGVMGGEATEVFAETQSLMLEAALFDSAVIRRSGRSVGLRTEASARFERGINQAELGIACRRAVEMLAELAGGVVVAQEIADAGGSQSALTRSIELRLDRVNQILGPVNLGEELGELQAQEVERILKVLGCEVATTQDERVWTVTVPPYRYRDLEREIDLIEEIARVYGYNNFCDTLPDKTEPGYLSVEQALTRKVREALRSIGLTEVTHYSLVKPESDRQIVLSNPLFAEYSALRTDLITGLIDAFQYNLEQGNGPLNAFEIGRVFWSEEDGLNEAESVGGILGGDPTRGKWQQAGRERPMNWFEAKGLLESVFVRLGLVVEYQPDRRDHRLHPGRTASLWIGGTRLGTFGQLHPQLRQERGLLDEVYVFELDMNVLLDQMDRDETLVPVFKPYSTYPPSDRDIAFFVSTQTSVAELERAIRKAGGKLLESIELFDEYRGENVPQGPAQLSFSISLSSKRSYPDGRRH; the protein is encoded by the coding sequence ATGCGTATTTCTCTGAACTGGTTGCGAGAACTGGTTGATATTCCGATGACTCCGGAGGAGTTGGCAGAAATGCTGACAATGGCGGGGTTTGAGGTCGAAGATATTGAAGATCGGCGAACCTGGGCAGAGGGGGTCGTCGTCGGTCATGTATTGGAGTGCGAGCCACACCCAAATGCGGATAAGCTGCGAGTCTGTCAGGTGGAGATTGGAGCAGATCAGCCGTCAACGATCGTTTGTGGGGCACCCAACGTTAAAGCAGGATTACATGTGCCCGTAGCGACTCTGGGAACATTTTTGCCTAAGGTTCAGCCAGATGGGTTAAAGATCAAACCTGCGAAGTTGCGTGGTGTGGCGTCAGAAGGGATGATTTGTTCACTCGCAGAACTCGGTTTGACTAAGGAATCTGAGGGAATCCATCAGTTTGTGGGAGATAACCTGCAACCCGGAAACGATGCCCGTCCGTTGTTGGGTCTGGATGATGTGATTCTAGATTTAACTTCCACCGCAAATCGGGCAGATGCGCTCAGTATTGTTGGGATTGCGCGGGAAATTGCAGCGCTAACGGGAACATCTTTAAAGTTACCCCAACCGAAAGAAATTTCCGTTTCCAGTGATTCTGATATTCTTTCGCTAAGAATCATAGAACCGCAAGCCTGTCCAACCTATATTGGGACTGTTATTGAACAGGTCAAGATCGGTGCTTCACCCCTCTGGTTGCAGCATCGATTGCAAGCATCGGGGATTCGTCCAATCAACAACGTGGTGGATGTGACGAACTACATTTTGCTGGAGTGGGGGCAGCCGTTGCATGCATTTGATCGCGATCGCCTGCAAGCAATCACAAAGGCAGAGGGCAGAGGACAGAAGGCTGAAAGCAAAACCCACTCCCCACTTCAGATTGGGGTTCGTTTTGCCGAAGTGGGGGAAAAGTTGAAGACCCTGGATGGGCAGGATCGCCCCCTAACTGACCAGACGTTGTTGATTACGGCGAACAACCAGCCCGTTGCCTTGGCGGGGGTCATGGGGGGTGAAGCGACGGAAGTTTTTGCAGAAACCCAAAGCCTAATGTTGGAGGCGGCATTGTTTGACTCTGCGGTCATCCGCCGTTCTGGTCGTTCGGTGGGGCTTCGCACAGAAGCTTCTGCCCGCTTTGAACGGGGAATTAACCAGGCGGAATTGGGAATTGCCTGTCGCCGTGCGGTAGAAATGCTGGCTGAACTGGCAGGCGGAGTAGTGGTAGCGCAGGAAATTGCCGATGCGGGGGGAAGCCAGTCTGCTTTAACCCGCTCGATCGAGTTGCGATTGGATCGGGTGAACCAGATTCTTGGTCCTGTGAATTTGGGGGAAGAGTTGGGTGAGCTTCAGGCGCAAGAGGTGGAGCGTATTCTTAAGGTCTTGGGTTGTGAGGTGGCAACGACCCAGGATGAGCGGGTCTGGACGGTGACGGTTCCCCCCTATCGTTACCGCGACCTGGAGCGAGAAATCGATTTGATTGAAGAAATTGCCCGTGTCTATGGCTACAACAATTTCTGCGATACGTTGCCAGATAAGACAGAACCCGGTTACCTATCAGTGGAACAGGCGTTGACCCGGAAGGTACGAGAAGCCCTGCGCTCCATCGGACTCACGGAAGTGACCCATTATTCCCTGGTAAAACCGGAGAGCGATCGCCAGATCGTCCTTAGCAATCCGCTGTTTGCGGAGTATTCTGCTCTCCGCACTGATTTAATTACGGGGCTAATTGATGCCTTTCAATACAATCTGGAACAGGGAAATGGTCCCCTGAATGCCTTTGAGATCGGTCGGGTGTTCTGGTCGGAAGAGGATGGATTGAATGAGGCAGAATCAGTTGGGGGCATTTTGGGTGGCGACCCGACGCGGGGTAAGTGGCAGCAGGCCGGTCGAGAACGCCCGATGAATTGGTTTGAAGCGAAGGGGTTGCTGGAAAGCGTGTTTGTTCGCCTGGGGTTGGTGGTAGAGTATCAGCCCGATCGCCGCGATCACCGTCTGCATCCTGGTCGCACGGCTTCTCTCTGGATTGGGGGGACGCGGTTGGGCACCTTTGGTCAACTTCATCCCCAGTTGCGGCAGGAACGGGGGTTGTTGGATGAGGTTTATGTTTTTGAACTGGACATGAATGTGCTGCTCGACCAAATGGATCGGGATGAAACATTGGTGCCCGTTTTCAAACCCTACTCAACTTATCCACCCTCCGATCGGGACATTGCCTTCTTTGTTTCGACCCAAACCTCTGTTGCGGAACTGGAGCGGGCAATCCGCAAGGCAGGCGGCAAATTGTTGGAGTCGATCGAACTCTTTGATGAATATCGCGGTGAAAATGTGCCGCAAGGACCAGCGCAGCTTAGCTTTTCGATTAGTTTATCGAGCAAGCGATCGTACCCTGACGGACGAAGACATTGA
- a CDS encoding MFS transporter: MPLRQSKLFSWVPNLNYQVWILAVGRLLSQTGSGFTMFYAPIFFVNQVGLSATQVGIGIGSSSILGIVGRVLGGSFADSQFWGRRRTLMLSAIVSAIASIVLAVSHNFFEFVLGNLLMGLGLGLYWPPNEAMVADLTAPEQRNEAFALTRLCDSLGLGLGVVLGGLLIGATGAYRALFIIDALSFLVLFAVLYWAIVESNQYSGRHEAIQGWQVALRDRCLLVYVVANILFTIYLVQINSILPLYFTNFVPTGSYRQGLFSFDHQCPVYLASGCVGSLSTADRSYPESF, translated from the coding sequence ATGCCGTTGCGTCAGTCTAAACTTTTCTCCTGGGTGCCCAACCTGAACTACCAGGTTTGGATTTTGGCAGTAGGACGGCTCCTGTCTCAGACAGGCTCAGGGTTTACGATGTTCTATGCCCCAATTTTCTTTGTCAACCAGGTTGGGCTGTCGGCAACTCAGGTGGGAATTGGGATCGGCAGTTCTTCAATTTTGGGCATCGTGGGACGGGTACTGGGCGGGTCGTTTGCAGATTCGCAGTTTTGGGGGCGGAGACGGACGTTGATGCTGTCGGCGATCGTGTCGGCGATCGCCTCTATTGTGCTGGCGGTTTCCCACAATTTCTTCGAATTTGTTCTGGGAAATTTGTTGATGGGTTTGGGACTTGGGCTTTACTGGCCTCCTAATGAGGCGATGGTGGCTGACCTGACCGCTCCCGAACAGCGCAATGAGGCGTTTGCTCTGACCCGTCTCTGTGACAGCCTGGGGTTGGGGTTGGGGGTTGTTTTAGGCGGATTATTAATTGGGGCAACGGGAGCATACCGGGCACTCTTTATCATTGATGCCCTTTCGTTTCTGGTGCTGTTTGCGGTTCTTTACTGGGCAATTGTGGAAAGCAATCAGTACAGCGGTCGCCACGAAGCGATTCAGGGTTGGCAGGTTGCCCTGCGCGATCGCTGTTTGCTGGTGTACGTGGTGGCAAACATCCTGTTCACCATTTACCTGGTGCAAATCAACAGTATTCTGCCCCTTTATTTCACCAACTTTGTGCCCACTGGGAGCTACAGGCAAGGGCTTTTCTCCTTTGACCATCAGTGCCCTGTTTACCTGGCATCTGGTTGCGTCGGTTCTCTGTCAACTGCCGATCGCTCGTATCCTGAATCGTTTTAG
- a CDS encoding serine/threonine-protein kinase, protein MSYCLNPSCPNPQNSTQTSVCQACGTKLLLRDRYRVIQTLGQGGFGATFLAIDEALPGQPNSVIKQLRPTATAPHVLEMARELFRREAETLGKIGNHPQVPRLLDYFEANQEFFLVQEYVSGSTLQQIVKRDGPLIEHGVKQFLSEILPVLEYIHSNRVIHRDIKPANIIRRAQDLKLVLIDFGAVKYQNQQQAANASEQTAFTSYAIGTPGFAPPEQMAMRPVPASDIYALGVTCIYLLTGKSPKDLDYDPTTGELLWQRHVHISDHFVSVLKKMLEVSVRHRYQSANDIFRALDLEPYLKSLESGMTNQTGNASRKPNGQRSDPDSTGGGVPSSPAARAAMAIRARQIRPESISLPSGANRNNLFDSRASSNTSVRSRDISGGRGREFTGEKSKVPVRLDAEGLQNYYLKGKRDFASHDLNSLSLPKVNLSSASFHQANLSKINLQGANLFSTDFGRANLSRANLRDANLIKAYMSNADLEGADLRGADLTSAYLLNANLRGANLCGANLTNAKLTEDQLAMARTNWMTIRPSGKRGMW, encoded by the coding sequence ATGAGCTACTGCTTAAACCCAAGCTGTCCCAATCCTCAAAACTCTACCCAGACCAGCGTGTGCCAGGCGTGTGGGACAAAGTTGCTCTTGCGCGATCGCTACCGGGTCATCCAGACTCTGGGGCAAGGTGGCTTTGGTGCCACCTTTCTTGCCATAGATGAAGCGCTTCCGGGTCAACCTAACAGTGTGATCAAGCAGCTTCGTCCGACGGCAACGGCTCCCCACGTATTGGAAATGGCGCGAGAATTATTCAGGCGAGAAGCTGAAACCCTCGGCAAAATCGGTAATCATCCCCAGGTGCCCCGCCTCCTCGACTATTTTGAGGCGAATCAGGAATTCTTTCTGGTACAAGAGTACGTCAGTGGCTCCACCCTCCAGCAAATTGTGAAGCGGGACGGACCTTTGATTGAACACGGAGTCAAGCAATTTCTCAGCGAGATTCTGCCCGTTCTGGAATATATCCACAGCAATCGTGTGATTCACCGGGATATTAAACCAGCCAATATAATTCGTCGGGCCCAGGATCTCAAGCTAGTTCTCATTGACTTTGGAGCAGTTAAGTACCAAAACCAGCAACAGGCAGCGAATGCTTCAGAACAAACGGCTTTCACGTCCTACGCCATTGGTACCCCTGGGTTTGCCCCTCCAGAGCAGATGGCAATGCGTCCGGTTCCTGCCAGCGATATCTATGCTTTGGGTGTGACCTGTATTTACTTGCTGACGGGTAAATCTCCGAAGGATCTGGATTATGACCCAACCACCGGGGAACTGCTCTGGCAGCGGCATGTCCATATCAGCGATCACTTTGTCAGCGTTTTGAAGAAAATGCTGGAGGTTTCAGTTCGGCATCGCTACCAGTCTGCCAATGATATCTTTCGGGCGCTAGATCTGGAACCCTACCTTAAGAGCCTGGAAAGTGGCATGACCAACCAAACGGGTAACGCCAGTCGCAAGCCTAATGGTCAGCGTTCCGATCCCGACTCCACGGGGGGGGGCGTTCCGTCTTCTCCGGCTGCCCGTGCTGCGATGGCGATCCGGGCGCGGCAGATTCGACCTGAGTCCATTAGTCTTCCGTCTGGGGCGAATCGGAATAACTTGTTTGACTCTAGAGCGAGTAGCAATACATCCGTCAGGAGCAGGGATATCTCCGGCGGACGGGGTAGGGAGTTTACGGGTGAAAAGAGCAAAGTTCCTGTGCGTCTGGATGCAGAGGGATTGCAGAATTACTATTTAAAAGGAAAGCGAGATTTTGCTTCCCATGATTTAAACTCTTTGAGTCTCCCCAAAGTCAATCTCTCCAGTGCCAGTTTCCATCAGGCAAATTTAAGCAAAATTAACCTCCAGGGGGCAAATTTATTCAGTACAGATTTTGGTCGGGCAAATTTGAGTCGGGCAAACCTGCGGGATGCAAATCTGATCAAAGCCTATATGAGCAATGCGGATTTGGAAGGTGCCGATTTGCGAGGGGCGGATCTTACTTCTGCCTATTTGCTGAATGCAAACCTGCGGGGAGCTAACCTTTGTGGCGCAAATTTAACCAATGCCAAGCTGACGGAAGACCAGTTAGCTATGGCCCGGACGAATTGGATGACGATCCGTCCCAGTGGCAAACGAGGAATGTGGTAG
- a CDS encoding tetratricopeptide repeat protein, with protein MNAEDFFNQGLMKAQKGNHQGAVEDLTEAIRIFPKYAGAYLNRANSRIVLHDHQGAIADFDQVLQINPKIAEAYMGRGTARAYAGDKQGALEDFNQALQLKPKSPAVYVQRGTIRAELRDCRGSIGRL; from the coding sequence ATGAATGCCGAAGATTTCTTCAACCAGGGTTTAATGAAGGCTCAGAAGGGTAATCACCAGGGAGCTGTGGAGGATTTGACGGAAGCGATCCGGATCTTCCCTAAGTACGCCGGAGCCTATCTCAATCGGGCAAATTCTCGGATTGTGCTGCATGACCACCAGGGCGCGATCGCAGACTTTGACCAGGTATTGCAAATTAATCCTAAAATTGCTGAAGCCTATATGGGGCGTGGAACTGCCCGTGCCTACGCAGGAGACAAACAGGGGGCACTGGAAGATTTCAACCAGGCATTGCAACTGAAGCCAAAATCCCCGGCGGTTTACGTCCAGCGGGGCACGATCCGGGCAGAGTTGCGCGATTGCAGAGGGAGCATTGGAAGACTTTAA
- the hisIE gene encoding bifunctional phosphoribosyl-AMP cyclohydrolase/phosphoribosyl-ATP diphosphatase HisIE, with amino-acid sequence MTLDQSIPVDAIQYDDRGLVPAIVQDYLDGTVLMMAWMNRESLQKTLETGDTWFWSRSRQELWHKGATSGHLQKVKSLRYDCDSDCLLIGVEQIGDIACHTGERSCFHRVNGSVEPPLADTLSQVFEVICDRRDHPAATSYTCQLFKGGDNKILKKIGEETAEVVMAFKDDEPEAIAGEVADLFYHTLVALAHHNVDLKAVYRKLQERRR; translated from the coding sequence ATGACGTTGGATCAATCAATTCCAGTCGATGCGATTCAGTATGACGATCGCGGTTTGGTTCCGGCGATCGTCCAGGATTATCTGGATGGCACAGTGCTGATGATGGCGTGGATGAACCGGGAATCCTTGCAAAAAACTCTGGAGACAGGGGATACCTGGTTTTGGAGCCGATCGCGCCAGGAGTTATGGCATAAGGGTGCCACCTCCGGGCATCTTCAGAAAGTGAAATCCCTCCGGTATGACTGCGATAGTGATTGTCTTTTAATCGGTGTGGAGCAAATTGGGGATATTGCCTGCCATACCGGAGAGCGCAGTTGCTTCCATCGCGTTAACGGATCGGTCGAACCACCCTTAGCCGATACCCTTTCCCAGGTTTTTGAGGTAATCTGCGATCGCCGCGACCATCCGGCGGCAACCTCCTACACCTGTCAGTTGTTTAAGGGGGGTGACAACAAGATTCTGAAGAAGATTGGCGAAGAAACTGCCGAAGTGGTGATGGCATTCAAAGATGATGAGCCAGAGGCGATCGCGGGTGAAGTTGCCGACCTGTTCTATCACACCCTGGTTGCCCTGGCGCATCATAACGTTGATCTGAAGGCGGTTTACCGCAAACTGCAAGAACGTCGCCGCTGA
- a CDS encoding MFS transporter: MTISALFTWHLVASVLCQLPIARILNRFSRPQGLMLSAVLWAIGFVLVWATGVAPLGHIGLAILALGVLALATAAYMPAAASTTVELAPDSLRGVYLAINSQCWAIGYLIGPPIGGWALDQSKFVAHTFWLGLALSVGPGLMILRQLDRMMRQKLRAIT, from the coding sequence TTGACCATCAGTGCCCTGTTTACCTGGCATCTGGTTGCGTCGGTTCTCTGTCAACTGCCGATCGCTCGTATCCTGAATCGTTTTAGCCGCCCCCAGGGATTGATGTTATCGGCAGTGCTGTGGGCGATCGGCTTTGTTCTGGTTTGGGCAACCGGAGTGGCTCCCCTGGGGCACATTGGTCTGGCAATTCTGGCCCTGGGAGTGTTGGCGCTGGCAACCGCAGCCTATATGCCTGCGGCAGCCTCCACCACCGTTGAACTGGCTCCCGATTCTCTACGCGGAGTTTATCTCGCAATCAATTCCCAGTGCTGGGCGATCGGTTATCTAATCGGTCCTCCAATTGGGGGTTGGGCACTCGACCAGTCAAAATTTGTGGCTCACACCTTTTGGTTGGGACTGGCACTCAGCGTTGGTCCCGGACTGATGATTCTGCGCCAACTCGATCGAATGATGCGGCAGAAATTGAGGGCGATTACTTAA
- a CDS encoding glutamate-5-semialdehyde dehydrogenase, translated as MRQIVRQAQANGISASLYARLKLDETKLKGAISGVRDVSRLPDPIGDIQIHRELDEGLVLKRITCPLGVLGVIFEARPDAVVQISSLAVKSGNGVILKGGQEAIRSCEALVKAIHRGLTQAGIDPAIVQLLTTRQETLELLKLDQSVDLIIPRGSNSFVRFVQENTRIPVLGHAEGICHLYVDKAANVQKAVAIALDAKTQYPAACNAIETLLVHRTIASEFLLEAVVPLQMKNVELRGDQPTREILNIPAATETDWSTEYSDLILAIKIVDSLEDAIAHINTYGSRHTEAIATEDPQAATTFLAQVDAAGVYHNCSTRFADGFRYGFGAEVGISTQKMPPRGPVGLEGLVTYKYQLVGNGHIAATYAGTNAKSFSHRDLGE; from the coding sequence TTCAGCCTCGCTTTACGCCCGTCTCAAGCTAGATGAGACCAAGTTAAAAGGGGCGATCTCCGGGGTGCGCGACGTTTCCCGCTTACCTGACCCCATCGGAGATATTCAGATCCACCGGGAACTGGATGAGGGATTGGTGTTAAAGCGAATAACTTGCCCTCTGGGGGTTTTGGGAGTCATCTTTGAAGCCCGTCCCGATGCGGTCGTACAAATTTCCAGTCTGGCAGTTAAATCAGGTAATGGCGTAATTCTTAAGGGGGGGCAGGAAGCCATCCGCTCCTGTGAAGCGCTGGTCAAAGCCATTCATAGGGGACTCACGCAAGCTGGTATTGATCCAGCTATCGTACAGCTATTGACAACCCGGCAAGAAACCCTGGAGCTGCTCAAGCTTGACCAATCCGTTGATTTAATTATTCCACGCGGGTCTAATTCCTTCGTTCGTTTTGTCCAGGAGAATACCCGCATTCCCGTTTTAGGGCATGCTGAGGGCATCTGCCATCTCTATGTGGACAAAGCAGCCAACGTTCAGAAAGCAGTCGCGATCGCCCTGGATGCCAAAACCCAATACCCCGCTGCCTGCAATGCGATTGAGACACTTCTGGTGCATCGGACAATTGCCTCCGAGTTTTTGCTAGAAGCCGTTGTGCCCCTACAAATGAAAAACGTTGAACTGCGGGGCGACCAACCGACCCGCGAGATTCTCAACATTCCAGCAGCCACTGAAACTGACTGGTCTACGGAATACAGTGATCTAATTTTGGCAATTAAAATCGTCGATTCATTAGAGGACGCGATCGCTCACATTAATACCTACGGTTCCCGTCACACGGAGGCGATCGCCACCGAAGACCCCCAGGCAGCCACAACCTTCCTGGCACAAGTCGATGCCGCAGGCGTTTACCACAACTGCTCTACCCGCTTCGCTGATGGCTTCCGCTATGGCTTCGGTGCAGAAGTCGGCATCAGCACCCAGAAAATGCCTCCCCGCGGTCCCGTCGGGCTAGAAGGATTAGTCACCTACAAATATCAATTAGTTGGCAATGGACATATTGCCGCCACCTATGCAGGCACAAATGCGAAATCCTTTAGTCATAGGGATTTAGGGGAGTAG